ATCATGCGCGGCATGGGCAAGGCGATGATGGGCACCGGCGAGGCCTCCGGCGAGAAGCGCGCCATGCAGGCGGCCGAGGCGGCGATCTCCAACCCGCTCCTCGACGAGACCTCGATGAAGGGCGCCCGCGGCCTGCTGATCTCGATCACCGGCGGCAAGGACCTCACCCTGTTCGAACTCGACGAGGCCGCGACCCGCATCCGCGAGGAAGTGGACTCGGACGCCAACATCATTCTCGGCGCCACCTTCGACGATAACCTCGAGGGCATCATCCGCGTCTCCGTCGTTGCCACGGGCATCGACAAGGACCTGCGCGAGGAAGCGCAGCACACCGATCCGCGGGTGGCCGAACTGAACATGCGCGGCCGCGCCGCCCAGGCCCAGCCGGCGCCGTCCCAGCCCGTCCGCCAGCCGTCGCCGACGGCGCAGACCCAGGCCGCGCAGCTCCGCGCCGCCGAGCTCGCCCGCGCCACGGCCCTTGCCGCCGTCGAGGCCGGCCTCGACCAGCGCTACACCGATGCGCCGAAGGCCGCCGAGGCCTATCCGGCGACGGATGCCGAGGCGGGCTACCTGGAGCAGGCGCTCGACGAAGTGTCCGCCTATGCGGAGACCGAGGAAGCGGAGTTCGTGCCGCCGGTTGTCGAGCAGGCCGCGCCGGCTCCGCGCGTGCCGCGCATGGAGGACTTCCCGCCCCACGCCCAGCGCGAGATCGCCCAGCGCAGCGCCCCCCCGGCCGCGCGTACCGAGGCCGAGGAGGACCGCCGCCCGGTGAGCCTGCTGCGTCGCATCGCCAACGGCCTGTCGCGCCGTGACGACCACGCGGAGACCCGCGAGGCGGAGGTGCCGAGCCGCCAGCCCCGCACACAGGCTCCGTCGCACCAGACGCCTGCGCACCAGGCCTATGCGCCCCCGGCCCGCCAGCCGGCCGCCGGCCCGGCCCCTGCCCCGGCGAGCGAGTTCACCCGCCGTCCCGCCCCCGCCCAGCGGCCGCCGGCGAGCCCGGACTCCTACCATCGTCCCCGCGGCGTCGAAGCCGACGCCCCCACGAGCCGCGCGCCCTCCCGTGAGGACGACCAGCTCGAGATCCCGGCCTTCCTTCGCCGTCAGGCGAACTGAGGCCAAGGCGAACTGAGGCCAAGCGATCCGCCGGCACGGTCCGGCGGACACGACCAGAATCGCCCCGCGGTCGGCATCGGCCGCGGGGTTTGTTGCAGATGATGTTGCAAAAACCGGCCACACGGCGCGAGAATGCGCCTCAACCCTCTGGAATGTAACGGCTATTTTGCGTTACAAGCCGGTAATCAAGCGTGATTTTGCGCTTTCCTGACCGCCCGGTAGTTTGATCCCGTCACAGAAGGGATCCGAGGCGGCGTTTGTTCCCCGTCCATCGCCCGTGTCCCTTGGGGTGGCGTCTGTCCGGTGTGTGCGGACGTCGCGTTCCCTGGTGTGTAACGACGGGGTGGGTTCGGGACAGTGGAAATGGCGCGCGGCACGAATTTCCAGAAGGGCAGCTTCTACCAGAAGACGCTGGCCGGTCAGGTTCGCCTTTCCGGGATCGGCGTTCATTCCGGTGCGCCTGCAGAAATCGTCCTGAACCCGGCGGAAAGCGGCACGGGCATCGTGTTTGTCCGCACCGATGCCGGCACCGGCAAGGGTGTTGAGGCGACCTGGAAGTCGGTCACCTCCACCGAGCTTTGCACGGTCGTCTCCGCCGCTGATGGCACGTCCGTCTCCACCATCGAGCATCTGATGGCCGCCCTGCGCGCCTACGAGATCGACAATGTCGTTGTCGAGGTCGACGGGCCGGAAATGCCGATCATGGATGGCAGCGCGGCTCCGTTCATCGAAGCGTTCGAAAGCGTCGGCATCGTGGCACAGGCGGCCCGCCGCCGTCAGGTCCGCGTGCTGAAGCCGGTGCGCGTTGCCATTGGCGATGGTTGGGGCGAACTGCATCCGTCTGCCGAGACCCGTTTCGAGATCGAGATCGACTTCCCGCTCGCCATCATCGGCCGGCAGGAGCTTTCCTTCGACCTCACGCCCGAGTTCTTCCGCACCGAAATCGCCCGCGCCCGCACCTTCGGCCGGCTGCAGGATGTCGAGCGGCTGTGGGCCAAGGGTCTCGCCCGCGGCTCCTCACTGGAGAATTCCGTGGCGCTCGACGGCGAGCGCGTGCTGAACCCGGAAGGGCTTCGCTGGTCGAACGAGTTCGTCCGTCACAAGGCGCTCGACGCCATCGGCGACCTCGCCCTCGCGGGCATGCCGATCGTCGGGCTCTACCGCTCCTACAAGGGCGGTCACCGGATCAATGCCGCGATCGTCGAAGCGCTGTTCGCCGACGAAACCGCCTTCGAAATCGTGGAAGGCAGCATGCCGCGCCGGGAGCCGGTGCAGGTCCATGCCGGCCTCGCGGTGGGCCTCGCCCGTCCGGCCTACGGCCCCGAGCGCACCTGACGGGCGGGATCGCAGAATCCGTGCGCGGCGCCGATTGCGGCTACGCGGACAAGCCCCTGCAATCCACAAACACGAGTACTCGTTTTGAGACGCGCCCCGATGGGGCGCGTTTTCGTATCTGCCGGATCGTAAGCGCCCTGCGTGCGCCCTCCCGTTAACCCCTTTTCTTTTCCACGCGAATCACCCAGCCTTCGGGCCGCGGAAATGCCGCGCCGCCATGGATTTGCTGCATTGGCGGGTGACGCAGGTTGATCTGTCCCGTGTCGGGTTTGAGTGGGTGACCGTGGCGTCCGGCCGGTGTAAGAAACGGCTCCTGCTCCGCCGCAGGCCTCGGTAAGAACGCGGATGGGACAGGCAAGAACGATTGACGATCCGGGCCGGAGGCGTCCGGTCGCTGCCGGCTTCGGAGGATTGGAATGGTGACGAGGCTCGAAACTCGCGCGCGT
The window above is part of the Pseudoxanthobacter soli DSM 19599 genome. Proteins encoded here:
- the ftsZ gene encoding cell division protein FtsZ, giving the protein MTINLKMPDITELKPRITVFGVGGAGGNAVNNMIASGLQGCDFVVANTDAQALALTRADRMIQMGIAVTEGLGAGSQPEVGSAAAEEVIDEINDHLAGSHMVFITAGMGGGTGTGAAPVIARAARAMGILTVGVVTKPFHFEGARRMRIAEAGIEELQKSVDTLIVIPNQNLFRIANERTTFADAFSMADQVLYSGVACITDLMVKEGLINLDFADVRSIMRGMGKAMMGTGEASGEKRAMQAAEAAISNPLLDETSMKGARGLLISITGGKDLTLFELDEAATRIREEVDSDANIILGATFDDNLEGIIRVSVVATGIDKDLREEAQHTDPRVAELNMRGRAAQAQPAPSQPVRQPSPTAQTQAAQLRAAELARATALAAVEAGLDQRYTDAPKAAEAYPATDAEAGYLEQALDEVSAYAETEEAEFVPPVVEQAAPAPRVPRMEDFPPHAQREIAQRSAPPAARTEAEEDRRPVSLLRRIANGLSRRDDHAETREAEVPSRQPRTQAPSHQTPAHQAYAPPARQPAAGPAPAPASEFTRRPAPAQRPPASPDSYHRPRGVEADAPTSRAPSREDDQLEIPAFLRRQAN
- the lpxC gene encoding UDP-3-O-acyl-N-acetylglucosamine deacetylase; its protein translation is MARGTNFQKGSFYQKTLAGQVRLSGIGVHSGAPAEIVLNPAESGTGIVFVRTDAGTGKGVEATWKSVTSTELCTVVSAADGTSVSTIEHLMAALRAYEIDNVVVEVDGPEMPIMDGSAAPFIEAFESVGIVAQAARRRQVRVLKPVRVAIGDGWGELHPSAETRFEIEIDFPLAIIGRQELSFDLTPEFFRTEIARARTFGRLQDVERLWAKGLARGSSLENSVALDGERVLNPEGLRWSNEFVRHKALDAIGDLALAGMPIVGLYRSYKGGHRINAAIVEALFADETAFEIVEGSMPRREPVQVHAGLAVGLARPAYGPERT